A stretch of Linepithema humile isolate Giens D197 chromosome 3, Lhum_UNIL_v1.0, whole genome shotgun sequence DNA encodes these proteins:
- the LOC136998835 gene encoding uncharacterized protein produces the protein MSDPYTFPNEILEIIFNFCDVYTLYQLTMVCRQFNIVACDTLNNKSQHLFVSITNQKGKKLYEREVGLLRKPHKKNMLASLALTAEARYKPLLSSYNSIFITYYNWISASYKESNIYEEQEKIEMVLLNTGELNQRKMEEVILNIQ, from the exons atgtCTGATCCATATACTTTTCCGAACgagatattagaaataattttcaatttctgtgatgtatatactttatatcagCTTACTATGGTATGCagacaatttaatattgtggCATGcgatacattaaataataaaagtcaaCATTTGTTTGTCAGTATCACGAATCAGAAAGGGAAAAAATTGTATGAACG TGAAGTAGGCCTACTGAGAAAACCACACAAAAAAAACATGCTGGCGTCGCTGGCCTTGACGGCTGAGGCACg ATATAAACCACTATTATCTtcatataattctatatttattacatattacaactGGATATCTGCAAGTTATAaagaaagtaatatatatgaagAACAAGAGAAAATAG aaatggtattattaaatactgGAGAATTGAATCAGAGAAAGATGGAAGAAgttatcttaaatattcaataa
- the LOC105679253 gene encoding uncharacterized protein isoform X2: MFVVQVIPRCKPLLSSYDSIFSTYCNWISASYKESNIYEEEDMYMEEYYRSNKCLQMTKNTIWFCGDYFLAYNRAKNGTIKKDEKIVGNNNTFIKSIALSDDYIISGDVDGIIKHWKIESQKDIKNDLKYSVIHNVHKEIDVIDATSQHIIIGSEDLIKILKYTDDKNGCTEEKQIFCGVDVEQPEDYWFDNKFYINSISFDPIGTKFAASFYDFNESLTSFLIYDIEKNYHVMDKKFGGTCRQLLWEDPQTILMCFEHFIKKMDMRTSEVVRTWDSSKYGLSMCCSSDNRYTFVTGYIKIVLWDQRQSDAIQTYTMDKYRGGICALEFDNTHIYVRKGSNLYELDFTERHHFDHKEIKKLFGNFY; this comes from the exons ATGTTTGTTGTTCAGGTTATTCCTAG gTGCAAACCATTATTATCTTCATATGATTCTATATTTAGTACATATTGCAACTGGATATCTGCAAGTTATAaagaaagtaatatatatgaagAAGAGGATATGTATATGGAGGAATATTATAGGAGTAATAAATGCCTACAAATGACTAAAAATACGATTTGGTTTTGTGGAGATTATTTTCTTGCTTATAATCGCGCAAAGAATGGTACCATTAAAAAGGATGAAAAGATTGTGGGAAATAATAacacttttattaaatctattgcTCTTTCcgatgattatattataagtgGCGACGT AGATGGTATTATTAAGCACTGGAAAATTGAATCACAAaaggatataaaaaatgatcttaaatattcagtaatacataatgtacataaagaaattgatgTCATAGACGCAACATCACAACACATTATAATTGGTTCTGAGGATTTAATAAAG ATACTGAAATATACAGACGATAAAAATGGTTGTACGGAagaaaagcaaatattttgtgGAGTCGACGTGGAACAACCTGAAGACTATTGGTTtgacaacaaattttatataaactcaATCTCATTTGACCCTATAGGAACAAAATTTGCTGCTAGTTTCTATGATTTTAATGAATCATTAACGTCGTTTCTAATTtacgatattgaaaaaaa TTATCATGTaatggataaaaaatttggagGTACTTGTCGGCAACTACTATGGGAGGATCCTCAAACTATTCTCATGTGTTTTgagcattttattaaaaaaatggacatgag AACATCCGAAGTTGTACGTACATGGGATTCTTCAAAATATGGCTTATCAATGTGTTGCTCATCAGATAATCGGTACACTTTTGTAACGGGATATATTAAGATTGTTCTATGGGATCAGAGACAAAGTGATGCCATAcaa acgtATACTATGGACAAATATAGAGGAGGTATATGTGCTTTAGAATTTGATAACACTCATATTTATGTTCGTAAAGGCTCTAATCTTTATGAATTAGATTTTACGGAAAGACACCACTTTGatcacaaagaaataaaaaagttatttggtaatttttattaa
- the LOC136998680 gene encoding uncharacterized protein yields the protein MSDTSDSDDESRPYVIVQFVTRGRKGSTKQLDIVPRNWLDWNAKTKKIKCKFLPPPYTERDSELLHNIVKNLDTAPTSWPEYTVEIKAHGKTYADALLRLQLLNDKEFAFTSNSNEDQNEKSKKVENSIRKKKLQKNEERIKELFNSVTTVEEFLHEDRLPNESFKILKKTGEKSYAGKIGSSKLSSSSKCESLSKRFKKKNKCTDKSAICDTLFEDECMSQQTNDKNYTAMKNDSYEESSKDKHDKDEKFYDLDLFSNNLDQQCQEENVLLFENEIPVISTIPNILTNQLNEGSADVIQQLKSAIEINDTKINLLLSKVENIAFDIKKIKSVLINQTAACNKKTNQEKKHFLVQNNIDFPLLTEKDFDEFNTKLKMENFRSEFCAYLRQYIDVDQTLSKNISNKLKIIMSREIALKYTAIKEINGKKVFKRTRLYQCIEDIYIGLNIKGEYIKESHILKTISNTLSNAKDWEWTPKGF from the exons atgtcTGACACTAGTGATAGTGACGACGAAAGTCGTCCATACGTGATCGTCCAATTCGTGACAAGAGGAAGAAAAGGGTCCACAAAACAACTGGACATTGTGCCAAGAAATTGGCTCGACTGGAACGCGaagacaaagaaaataaaatgtaaatttcttcCGCCACCATACACTGAGAGAGATTCCGAACTGTTACATAACATTGTAAAGAATTTAGACACTGCACCAACATCATGGCCGGAGTACACCGTAGAAATTAAAGCACATGGAA AAACGTATGCCGATGCTCTGCTtagattacaattattaaatgacaAGGAATTTGCTTTTACAAGTAATTCAAATGAAgatcaaaatgaaaaatcaaagaaggtagaaaattcaattcgcaaaaaaaaacttcaaaaaaatgaagaacGGATAAAAGAACTATTCAATTCTGTCACGACAGTGGAAGAATTTCTTCACGAGGATCGTCTTCCAAACgaat cttttaaaatattgaaaaagactGGCGAAAAATCATATGCAGGAAAAATTGGTTCTTCCAAATTATCTAGCTCATCTAAAT gtgaaagtttatcaaaaagatttaagaaaaagaataaatgcaCGGACAAATCTGCAATATGTGATACCTTATTCGAAG aTGAGTGTATGTCACAGCAAACCAACGACAAAAATTACACTGCAATGAAAAATGATTCTTATGAAGAATCTAGTAAAGATAAACATGACAaag atgaaAAATTCTATGACTTGGActtgttttcaaataatttag atcaaCAGTGCCAGGAGGAAAATGTCTTACTGTTTGAAAATGAAATACCCGTCATATCAACTATTCCGAATATTTTAACGAACCAGCTAAACGAGGGTTCCGCTGATGTTATACAACAGTTGAAATCTgcgattgaaataaatgatacAA aaataaatttgctactttcaaaagtagaaaatatcgcatttgatataaaaaaaataaaaagtgttcTGATTAATCAAACGGCtgcttgtaataaaaaaacaaatcaggaaaaaaaacattttcttgttcagaataatattgattttcctTTATTGACAGAAAAAGATTTTGAtgaatttaacacaaaattaaaaatggaaaattttcgTTCTGAATTT tGTGCTTATTTACGTCAGTACATCGATGTAGATCAAACATTATCGAAAAACattagcaacaaattaaaaataattatgtcaagagagattgcattaaaatacacGGCAATTAAAGAGATAAACGggaaaaaagttttcaaaagaaCTCGTCTGTATCAGTGTATTGAAG aCATATATATCGGATTAAATATAAAGggagaatatattaaagaatccCACATTTTGAAGACAATCAGCAATACTTTGTCGAATGCAAAAGACTGGGAGTGGACACCGAAAGGATTCTAA
- the LOC136999088 gene encoding uncharacterized protein, with the protein MTTWNDEVSGTTIKMMHLRYGISIPYITWKEIKKLKRPSLFVRQLSRALWGVHKLMNRAVLLERSKNRLPNRSPRKPLTPVKKAVLKKCYSAFIEMHHKKEKKQLINKWRRYLSIYINFLIETEIKEEKQRKSICTSSNSSASSSSSHNSNDSSSNESSSDDD; encoded by the exons ATGACTACTTGGAACGACGAAGTAAGCGGAACAACT attaaaatgatGCACTTGAGGTACGGTATCTCAATACCGTATATAACatggaaagaaataaagaagttGAAAAGACCTTCTTTATTTGTTAGACAATTGAGCCGAGCACTTTGGGGAGTGCACAAATTGATGAATAGAGCTGTGTTGTTggaaagaagtaaaaatagaTTGCCCAACCGATCCCCAAGAAAGCCACTAACACCGGTAAAAAAAGctgttttaaaaa AATGCTATTCAGCTTTTATCGAAATGCACcacaagaaagaaaaaaaacaactgATAAATAAATGGAGACGTTACTTGAGCATctacataaattttcttattgaaacagaaataaaag aagaaaaacaaagaaaaagtatttgcaCATCATCCAACTCATCAGCGTCATCAAGTTCTTCACACAATAGCAATGATTCAAGTTCCAATGAATCATCATCAGATGATGACTAA
- the LOC105667347 gene encoding LOW QUALITY PROTEIN: uncharacterized protein (The sequence of the model RefSeq protein was modified relative to this genomic sequence to represent the inferred CDS: inserted 2 bases in 1 codon; substituted 1 base at 1 genomic stop codon), translating to MPFTGKVVLITGASSGIEAATAIHLAXLGASLSITGRNKDNLNKVAEQCGQCKPYIVARELTNEKDVQNIIDSTIKHYGRLDILINNAGIVELXTIKSTSVEQYDGIFNVNVHSVYHLTILAVPHLIKTKGNIVNVSSVTGLRFFLGILAYCMSKSALDQFTRCIALELGQKQKNHHGARLALTYLPHCLIRS from the exons ATGCCTTTTACGGGAAAAGTTGTTCTAATAACGGGAGCTAGCTCAGGAATTGAAGCTGCGACTGCTATCCACCTGGCTTAGCTTGGTGCATCATTGTCGATAACTGGACGTAATAAGgataatttaaacaaagtaGCCGAACAATGTGGACAGTGCAAACCGTACATTGTGGCGAGAGAATTAACTAATGAGAAAGATGTACAAAATATCATTGACTCAACGATCAAGCATTATGGCagattagatattttaattaataacgctGGAATTGTAGAATT CACTATAAAATCTACAAGCGTAGAACAATACGACGG AATCTTTAATGTAAATGTTCATTCGGTATATCATCTGACTATACTGGCAGTGCCGCATCTAATCAAAACAAAGGGCAATATCGTCAACGTTTCTAGTGTAACCGGATTGCGATTTTTTCTAGGTATCCTAGCTTATTGCATGAGTAAATCAGCTTTGGATCAATTTACACGTTGTATCGCTTTGGAATTGGGACAGAAACAg AAAAATCACCATGGTGCTAGGCTGGCGCTAACTTACTTGCCCCACTGCCTGATAAGGAGCTAG
- the LOC105679253 gene encoding uncharacterized protein isoform X1 encodes MSDPYIFPNEILEIIFNFCDVYTLYQLTMVCRQFNSVAFDTLNKKSKHLFVSITNQKSKKFGERCKPLLSSYDSIFSTYCNWISASYKESNIYEEEDMYMEEYYRSNKCLQMTKNTIWFCGDYFLAYNRAKNGTIKKDEKIVGNNNTFIKSIALSDDYIISGDVDGIIKHWKIESQKDIKNDLKYSVIHNVHKEIDVIDATSQHIIIGSEDLIKILKYTDDKNGCTEEKQIFCGVDVEQPEDYWFDNKFYINSISFDPIGTKFAASFYDFNESLTSFLIYDIEKNYHVMDKKFGGTCRQLLWEDPQTILMCFEHFIKKMDMRTSEVVRTWDSSKYGLSMCCSSDNRYTFVTGYIKIVLWDQRQSDAIQTYTMDKYRGGICALEFDNTHIYVRKGSNLYELDFTERHHFDHKEIKKLFGNFY; translated from the exons ATGTCTGATCCGTATATTTTTCCGAACgagatattagaaataattttcaatttctgtgatgtatatactttatatcagCTTACTATGGTATGCAGACAATTTAATAGTGTGGCATTCGAtacattaaacaaaaaaagtaaacatttGTTTGTCAGTATCACAAATCagaaatcgaaaaaatttgGTGAACG gTGCAAACCATTATTATCTTCATATGATTCTATATTTAGTACATATTGCAACTGGATATCTGCAAGTTATAaagaaagtaatatatatgaagAAGAGGATATGTATATGGAGGAATATTATAGGAGTAATAAATGCCTACAAATGACTAAAAATACGATTTGGTTTTGTGGAGATTATTTTCTTGCTTATAATCGCGCAAAGAATGGTACCATTAAAAAGGATGAAAAGATTGTGGGAAATAATAacacttttattaaatctattgcTCTTTCcgatgattatattataagtgGCGACGT AGATGGTATTATTAAGCACTGGAAAATTGAATCACAAaaggatataaaaaatgatcttaaatattcagtaatacataatgtacataaagaaattgatgTCATAGACGCAACATCACAACACATTATAATTGGTTCTGAGGATTTAATAAAG ATACTGAAATATACAGACGATAAAAATGGTTGTACGGAagaaaagcaaatattttgtgGAGTCGACGTGGAACAACCTGAAGACTATTGGTTtgacaacaaattttatataaactcaATCTCATTTGACCCTATAGGAACAAAATTTGCTGCTAGTTTCTATGATTTTAATGAATCATTAACGTCGTTTCTAATTtacgatattgaaaaaaa TTATCATGTaatggataaaaaatttggagGTACTTGTCGGCAACTACTATGGGAGGATCCTCAAACTATTCTCATGTGTTTTgagcattttattaaaaaaatggacatgag AACATCCGAAGTTGTACGTACATGGGATTCTTCAAAATATGGCTTATCAATGTGTTGCTCATCAGATAATCGGTACACTTTTGTAACGGGATATATTAAGATTGTTCTATGGGATCAGAGACAAAGTGATGCCATAcaa acgtATACTATGGACAAATATAGAGGAGGTATATGTGCTTTAGAATTTGATAACACTCATATTTATGTTCGTAAAGGCTCTAATCTTTATGAATTAGATTTTACGGAAAGACACCACTTTGatcacaaagaaataaaaaagttatttggtaatttttattaa
- the LOC105667334 gene encoding THAP domain-containing protein 2-like, with the protein MPGCVADYCTNSAKKGFKMCRFPRDPKRRKIWAESTGRQDWIPSNNSVLCEAHFAAEMWMKNGNGNRKLKKDAIPTMFCKLQTTQKENVIDTTTSVQTIEHTNQSETDIGHNENYIADDTISSEDTLFDEELSIGRMETTENSDEKIQRLLGLLEKSERLRKDMKKKLQRTKRQMKRLRTVRNGGSILDAIKPILNETQIKFLTGNIKKVPKWPIDILKRAYKLRFACGRCGYEEVRKTMPLPSIRTLTRKLESLQFNSGINDDVLKFLAIKKTHFRNNVDLHVGKIFRYLLKNKIY; encoded by the exons ATGCCTGGCTGTGTAGCTGATTATTGCACAAACTCTGCCAAGAAAGGTTTTAAAATGTGCCGTTTTCCTCGAGAtccaaaaagaagaaaaatttgggCTGAAAGCACAGGACGACAAGACTGGATTCCGTCTAATAATTCAGTGTTATGCGAG GCACACTTTGCTGCAGAAATGTGGATGAAGAATGGAAATGGCAAtcgtaaattgaaaaaagatgcTATTCCAACTATGTTTTGTAAGCTTCAGACTACACAAAAAg aaaatgtcATCGATACCACCACCAGCGTGCAGACCATCGAGCATACCAATCAAAGCGAAACTGATATAGGTCATAATGAAAACTATATCGCCGATGATACTATTAGCAGCGAAGATACGTTATTCGATGAAGAACTTAGCATAGGAAGGATGGAAACTACCGAAAATTCTGATGAGAAGATACAGAGATTATTAGGACTCCTGGAAAAAAGCGAAAGGTTGCGCAAggatatgaaaaaaaagcTACAGCGGACGAAAAGGCAAATGAAGCGATTACGCACAGTACGTAATGGAGGTTCGATTCTAGATGCAATAAAGcctattttaaatgaaacacAGATTAAGTTCTTGACTGGGAATATCAAGAAGGTTCCAAAATGGCCAATTGATATTCTCAAAAGGGCTTACAAATTAAGATTTGCATGCGGCAGATGTGGATATGAAGAAGTTCGTAAAACGATGCCTCTTCCCTCAATAAGAACTTTAACAAGAAAATTAGAGAGTTTGCAATTCAATAGTGGCATAAACGACGATGTTCTCAAATTTCTCGCTATAAAAAAGACTCACTTTcgcaataatgtagatttGCATGTTGGTAAAATATTTAggtatctattaaaaaataaaatttattaa
- the LOC105679253 gene encoding uncharacterized protein isoform X3: MYMEEYYRSNKCLQMTKNTIWFCGDYFLAYNRAKNGTIKKDEKIVGNNNTFIKSIALSDDYIISGDVDGIIKHWKIESQKDIKNDLKYSVIHNVHKEIDVIDATSQHIIIGSEDLIKILKYTDDKNGCTEEKQIFCGVDVEQPEDYWFDNKFYINSISFDPIGTKFAASFYDFNESLTSFLIYDIEKNYHVMDKKFGGTCRQLLWEDPQTILMCFEHFIKKMDMRTSEVVRTWDSSKYGLSMCCSSDNRYTFVTGYIKIVLWDQRQSDAIQTYTMDKYRGGICALEFDNTHIYVRKGSNLYELDFTERHHFDHKEIKKLFGNFY, encoded by the exons ATGTATATGGAGGAATATTATAGGAGTAATAAATGCCTACAAATGACTAAAAATACGATTTGGTTTTGTGGAGATTATTTTCTTGCTTATAATCGCGCAAAGAATGGTACCATTAAAAAGGATGAAAAGATTGTGGGAAATAATAacacttttattaaatctattgcTCTTTCcgatgattatattataagtgGCGACGT AGATGGTATTATTAAGCACTGGAAAATTGAATCACAAaaggatataaaaaatgatcttaaatattcagtaatacataatgtacataaagaaattgatgTCATAGACGCAACATCACAACACATTATAATTGGTTCTGAGGATTTAATAAAG ATACTGAAATATACAGACGATAAAAATGGTTGTACGGAagaaaagcaaatattttgtgGAGTCGACGTGGAACAACCTGAAGACTATTGGTTtgacaacaaattttatataaactcaATCTCATTTGACCCTATAGGAACAAAATTTGCTGCTAGTTTCTATGATTTTAATGAATCATTAACGTCGTTTCTAATTtacgatattgaaaaaaa TTATCATGTaatggataaaaaatttggagGTACTTGTCGGCAACTACTATGGGAGGATCCTCAAACTATTCTCATGTGTTTTgagcattttattaaaaaaatggacatgag AACATCCGAAGTTGTACGTACATGGGATTCTTCAAAATATGGCTTATCAATGTGTTGCTCATCAGATAATCGGTACACTTTTGTAACGGGATATATTAAGATTGTTCTATGGGATCAGAGACAAAGTGATGCCATAcaa acgtATACTATGGACAAATATAGAGGAGGTATATGTGCTTTAGAATTTGATAACACTCATATTTATGTTCGTAAAGGCTCTAATCTTTATGAATTAGATTTTACGGAAAGACACCACTTTGatcacaaagaaataaaaaagttatttggtaatttttattaa